TTGCCTCGAGCATAACTGGATAGGCCTGCTCACCGTTGTAGAGGGGGGTGATCTGGTTACCAGGCAGCAGCGCCCTGCGTGTCACGTTGTCTGACAATGTCAGGAGGGACGCAAAGTTTTCCTGAGAGAAGGGGCTCGCTTGTGAAAGAGGTGCCGACCAATTGCAGAGCTCCGGTGACAAGGAGCTATCACGTTCAAGAATTTGCCAGGTCTGATTACGGGTCCTGATACGATTGACCCCGAAAATCCAGTAAATCAACGGCCCGAGGCCCGGAATGGTGATACTGACCATCATCCAGCCGAAAGTTGAACGCGGGTCGCGTTTATTCAACATGGCATGCCCGGCAGCAAGCAAGGCGACGATGGAAAGGAGCAATGTTAAAACGGGTACGTACATGGAATCCCAATGCAGGATTAACTTAAATATTTCTCCAATGATACTTGATAGCGCTTAAAAGTAAAGTCGGTTTAATTGAATGGTTTTTGTTTTGAATAGAAAGCTGTTTTATGGTATCGAAGTGTAAATATATGTAGAAATATGCGTTATAGTTTGCTGGCGATGGTCAGGTAACCATCTGGCTATCAATACAAAAAGAAATAATGGTTTATTGGATTGTGGGTAAGTGAAGAACACCAACAGAGGGAAGGAGAATTAACTATGTGCAGGTCTGTTCTTAAGGTTTTTTTGACGGGTATGTGCTGCAGTCTGGTGATGTTGATTTTGGCGACAGGTACGGTTCAGGCTGCTGGTTTTGCCCTGATGGAGCAGACCGTCAAGGGTCTGGGTAATGCCTTTGCTGGGGGGGCGGCATCCGCCGAAGATGCCACAACGGTTTATTTAAATCCTGCAGGAATGACACTCTTGAGCGGGCAGCAAATCAGTACCGGGCTGCATGTCATTAAAACAAGTTTTAAATTTTCCAACAGTGGATCGACGCATGCGTTACAGCCAATTACCGGAGAAGGATTGACCGGATATAATGGTGGAAATGCCGGGACCTGGAACTTTGTTCCCAACCTGTATTATGTCAATAAACTGAATGATTCCTGGGCCGTCGGGCTGGGGATTAATGTCCCGTTCGGTTTGACCACCGATTGGGGTGAGGGCTGGGTTGGGCGCTACTACGCCGTCAAATCATCGATTATGACCCTCAACATCAACCCAAGTGTTGCGTACCAGGTCAATGAAAAACTCAGTATCGGTGCTGGTGTAAGTGTCATGTACATGAAAGGAGAGTTCTCTCAGGCCGTCGATTACGGGACAATCTTTAACCTGCTAGGTGGTAACCCGCAGCGCGATGACGGCAAGGTGACTCTGAACGCCGATGACTGGGGCTATGGTTATAATCTTGGCGTGCTCTATCAGTTTAACCATACGACGCGCGTGGGGATCAGTTATCGTTCCCAGGTTGATCAAAATCTGACCGGCGACGCCAACTATACCTTCAACAACGAAGTAACCAAAAATAAGGTGGCCGCTATGATTGCTGCCAGTCCATACTCCACCTGGTTTCAGGATGGCGGCGCCGGGTCAAGTGTCACTCTGCCGGATTCGGCCACCATCAGTCTTTTCCATCAACTCAATCCGAAGCTTGCTTTAATGGCGGATATTGGGTGGGCCGGATGGTCATCCTTGCCGGAACTGCGCATTGTCTTTGATTCGAGTCAGCCTGATAGTACCACGACTCTCAACTGGAAAGATGCCTGGCGTTTCGGTGCCGGTGCGACCTACCAGTATTCAGATAAGCTCAAGTTGCGCTGCGGGGCCATGTACGATCAGACTCCGATCCCTGGCCCGGAATATCGCACCCCACGGTTACCTGACCAGGATCGTCTCTGGACAAATCTTGGCGCGAGCTATGCGATGACCAAACAGATGAGCTTTGATTTTGGTTATTCTCATCTGTTTATGCTGGGCAATGGCGATATCAATCAAGCTGCCACCGGCGAAAATGCGACACGCGGTGGGTTGACGGGCACATTTGATAATACCGGAAACATCTTCAGCGCCCAAATTAACTACAACTGGTGAGTTTACTGAAAATTAAATTTTTGTGGATCGACAATAAGGAGCAGAAAATGAATGTACGTATCTCACATCTGTGGTTGTTGGTTGTCTTTGGCCTGTTGTTGCTGGGCGGTTGCGGTAGTGATAACAATGCAACAAACACTGCGGGGAGCGACCCCCGTATAACCAATGGCGGCACGGCGACCGTTTTTGCGCGCTTCGATGCTTCCACCCTGCCTTTGCCAAATGATGTTGCCTGGGCGGCCAATAACCCCGCTTACTGTCCAAATGGCCAAGTTTGTTTACCGCCAGCTGTTGGTGATTCAGCAGAGATGGCTGGATTAAAACAATTAGTCAACGCCCAGGCGATACCAGGACTTTCGCCGAACATGTTTCTCACCTTGCCACTGACTGGGGCCGTTGACAGTTCGACTTTGAATCTTCTGGTTTTCCGGATTGATGACTCAGCTCTACTGACTGATTTGTTTGCTGCGGCTCAGGCTCAGCCGCCAAACCCTGCCGCAATAGGCGCTGCTCTGGCGGCCCTTGATTATCGGACTCAGACTGATTTTGTCATTGTTAACGATCTTACTTCCGGAGTCGTTAAGCTGCTACCCAAAACTCCTTTTGTCCCGGGTGCGGGGTACGCAGTTGTTGCAAAACAGGGTCTGATGGATAGTAATGGCTATGAGGCGGTTTCCTCATTCACGATGACCGCACTTAAGTCGCAAACTCCCTTCGCGGCGGATTCCCCCTATGCCAGCTTTGAAGCACTGCGTGCAGCCTTTAACGATGGTCCCACTGCACTTTTCACTATTGTCGGCGGGGTAACGAATGTTCTCTCCGGGGGGGCGGCTCCCTGGACGCGT
Above is a genomic segment from Geopsychrobacter electrodiphilus DSM 16401 containing:
- a CDS encoding OmpP1/FadL family transporter produces the protein MCRSVLKVFLTGMCCSLVMLILATGTVQAAGFALMEQTVKGLGNAFAGGAASAEDATTVYLNPAGMTLLSGQQISTGLHVIKTSFKFSNSGSTHALQPITGEGLTGYNGGNAGTWNFVPNLYYVNKLNDSWAVGLGINVPFGLTTDWGEGWVGRYYAVKSSIMTLNINPSVAYQVNEKLSIGAGVSVMYMKGEFSQAVDYGTIFNLLGGNPQRDDGKVTLNADDWGYGYNLGVLYQFNHTTRVGISYRSQVDQNLTGDANYTFNNEVTKNKVAAMIAASPYSTWFQDGGAGSSVTLPDSATISLFHQLNPKLALMADIGWAGWSSLPELRIVFDSSQPDSTTTLNWKDAWRFGAGATYQYSDKLKLRCGAMYDQTPIPGPEYRTPRLPDQDRLWTNLGASYAMTKQMSFDFGYSHLFMLGNGDINQAATGENATRGGLTGTFDNTGNIFSAQINYNW